In a single window of the Luteibacter rhizovicinus DSM 16549 genome:
- a CDS encoding ATP-binding cassette domain-containing protein yields MNVATPRAGLRDLLRSLATTLPTADRWNVGIYVALSLGSAFAGALAAVLLVPLVQPDARLPFDGRWFHASLSVGWRITAFTAVTLAFALLRWQAACLGARLTGRYGMRLRRQVHARLIAAEIGPLAAVSSAEIANVFTHNVEIIVQAFSALQQLLVAGITAAVSLSLAFWVSPLLLLVAPPLAALAMLASRFYGREQVDVARRYVADITRLFWRSEDFPRRLRHVRSFGREPTERDSFGEVSEDLSRGYARQLELIASGRLILELLAVGGIALLFVVAQRWHGIDQGALIAVCLLLGRLLPYLVSTRQSLQQMRSAAPAFALWRRYMNLAASDTPPASAALPTIPASGVHLRHIHVTPPVPGIDLVDLIVRPGELVLIQGDSGIGKSSLVDVLAGMARPTLFDVWVDGHAIDYDTYRAYVRHGAYVSQSVRPWQATVRDCLRWAAASATDEQLHEVLCDVGLDKTLDAALHDMSSRLSGGELQRLLLAQVILREPAVAVLDEATGALDAASELAVLSALKRRLPRSLLIVVSHREGVAALADRCVTVGPTIRSIVPSRAGA; encoded by the coding sequence ATGAACGTCGCGACGCCGCGCGCCGGTCTGCGTGATCTGCTGAGATCGCTCGCGACGACGCTGCCCACGGCAGACCGCTGGAACGTCGGTATCTACGTCGCGCTTTCCCTGGGCTCGGCCTTCGCCGGTGCCCTCGCTGCCGTGTTGCTGGTGCCGCTGGTGCAGCCGGATGCACGGCTGCCGTTCGACGGTCGCTGGTTTCACGCCTCGCTGAGCGTGGGCTGGCGCATCACCGCGTTTACCGCGGTGACGCTCGCTTTCGCCCTGCTGCGCTGGCAAGCCGCGTGCCTCGGTGCGCGGCTGACGGGTCGCTACGGCATGCGCCTGCGCCGCCAGGTACATGCACGACTGATCGCCGCCGAGATCGGGCCGCTCGCGGCCGTCAGCTCGGCGGAGATCGCCAACGTGTTTACCCACAACGTCGAGATCATCGTGCAGGCGTTCAGCGCATTGCAGCAGTTGCTCGTCGCCGGGATCACCGCGGCGGTCAGCCTTTCCCTTGCGTTCTGGGTATCGCCGCTGCTGCTCCTGGTCGCGCCGCCGCTGGCCGCCCTCGCCATGCTCGCTTCGCGCTTCTACGGCCGTGAACAGGTCGACGTGGCCCGTCGCTACGTCGCGGACATCACGCGCCTCTTCTGGCGCAGCGAAGACTTTCCCCGGCGGCTACGACACGTCCGCTCGTTCGGTCGCGAACCCACGGAACGTGACAGCTTTGGCGAGGTATCCGAAGACCTGTCGCGCGGCTACGCCCGTCAACTGGAGCTGATCGCGTCGGGTCGGTTGATACTCGAATTGCTGGCCGTGGGCGGTATCGCCTTGCTCTTCGTCGTCGCACAGCGCTGGCACGGCATCGATCAGGGCGCCCTGATCGCGGTATGCCTGCTGCTCGGCCGACTCTTGCCCTACCTGGTGTCGACGCGGCAGAGCTTGCAACAGATGCGCTCGGCCGCACCCGCGTTTGCGTTGTGGCGGCGCTACATGAATCTGGCTGCCTCGGACACGCCACCCGCGTCGGCCGCGTTGCCGACGATCCCCGCCAGCGGCGTCCACCTCCGGCACATCCACGTCACGCCGCCGGTTCCCGGCATCGACCTCGTCGACCTGATCGTGCGTCCCGGGGAGCTCGTCCTCATCCAGGGGGATTCCGGCATCGGCAAGAGCAGCCTCGTCGATGTGCTCGCCGGCATGGCGCGACCCACCCTTTTCGACGTATGGGTCGACGGGCATGCCATCGATTACGACACGTACCGTGCTTACGTCCGTCACGGCGCCTACGTCAGCCAGAGTGTGCGGCCATGGCAGGCGACCGTGCGTGACTGCCTGCGATGGGCAGCGGCATCGGCCACCGACGAGCAATTGCACGAGGTCCTGTGCGATGTCGGCCTCGACAAGACGCTGGACGCGGCCTTGCACGATATGTCCAGTCGACTCTCCGGCGGCGAACTCCAGCGCCTTCTGCTTGCCCAGGTCATCCTGCGCGAGCCCGCCGTCGCCGTGCTCGACGAAGCCACGGGTGCGCTGGACGCGGCGTCGGAGCTTGCGGTGTTGTCCGCGCTGAAGCGGCGTCTGCCGCGAAGCCTGCTGATCGTGGTGTCCCATCGGGAAGGCGTCGCCGCGCTGGCCGACCGCTGCGTGACCGTCGGCCCCACCATTCGGTCTATTGTTCCTTCACGCGCCGGGGCCTAA
- a CDS encoding serine kinase — protein sequence MAQITPPGIGDIGADPFFERSPYPFAMVKTILGARFRFDSTHPALLEPVEAAYGGLPRDVPGSPLPSFHLELRLSPRRPAPAWDEPPPVLTQSGAGLLCGIVDAANYVIIDHGRQRALVVVSEDMLDWPYHVRYELIEFAVFVLAARGMDLLPLHGACLGTDGRGVLLLGASGAGKSTLALHGLLEGMDFVAEDAIFVDPRSMEARGVGNFLHVREDALRFIDEGPMRRWIAHSPTIRRRSGVEKFEADLRQGYGHVATAPLALVGAVFVSAEIAADEADMLVPLAHDDIATRLLADQPYAAGQSGWHRFVHRLSEMDVHVLRRGRHPRASVDALRSLLTSRHVASA from the coding sequence ATGGCCCAGATCACCCCTCCGGGCATTGGCGACATTGGCGCCGATCCCTTTTTCGAGCGCTCGCCTTATCCCTTCGCCATGGTCAAGACCATTCTCGGTGCCCGTTTTCGCTTCGACAGCACCCACCCGGCGCTGCTCGAGCCGGTCGAGGCCGCCTACGGTGGCTTGCCGCGCGACGTGCCGGGGTCACCGCTGCCAAGCTTTCATCTCGAGCTTCGCCTCTCGCCACGGCGCCCCGCGCCGGCCTGGGACGAGCCGCCGCCGGTGCTCACGCAATCCGGTGCGGGCCTGCTGTGCGGCATCGTCGATGCCGCCAACTACGTCATCATCGACCACGGGCGCCAGCGCGCCCTGGTGGTCGTGTCCGAAGACATGCTCGACTGGCCCTATCACGTACGCTACGAACTGATCGAGTTCGCGGTCTTCGTGCTGGCCGCGCGCGGCATGGACCTGCTCCCGTTGCACGGCGCCTGCCTCGGTACGGACGGCCGCGGCGTCCTCCTGCTCGGCGCGAGCGGCGCGGGCAAATCCACGCTCGCCCTGCACGGCCTGCTCGAGGGGATGGACTTCGTTGCCGAGGACGCCATCTTCGTCGATCCCCGCAGCATGGAAGCGCGTGGCGTCGGCAACTTCCTGCACGTGCGCGAGGATGCCTTGCGCTTCATCGACGAAGGTCCGATGCGCCGCTGGATCGCGCACTCGCCGACGATCCGCCGCCGCAGCGGCGTGGAGAAGTTCGAGGCCGATCTGCGCCAGGGATACGGTCATGTCGCGACCGCCCCGCTGGCCCTCGTCGGTGCCGTCTTCGTTTCCGCGGAGATCGCTGCCGACGAGGCCGACATGCTCGTCCCGCTCGCGCATGACGACATCGCCACGCGCTTGCTCGCCGACCAACCCTATGCGGCGGGCCAGTCCGGCTGGCACCGGTTCGTCCATCGGCTGTCGGAGATGGACGTCCATGTCCTTCGGCGTGGACGGCACCCGCGGGCTTCGGTGGATGCCTTGCGGTCCTTGCTGACCTCACGCCACGTCGCGAGTGCATGA
- a CDS encoding B12-binding domain-containing radical SAM protein, with the protein MLKIQVGHSYFLRYDPKQWERGKPYPPLATIQVAALLREMGHTLSLFDAMLAEGVEEYAGALHAADPDLVVIYEDNFNYLTKMCLSRMRDAACQMIAEARVSGARVIVAGSDASDQPEAFLAAGADAVLVGEGIAALAALVDRLQRAPDIDTASWTAGLAGVATLVDGETQLVRLGAVPPDPRVVGRPAWDLVDIERYRSLWQERHGYFSLNMAASRGCPFRCNWCAKPIWGNHYKQRSAEDVAAEMTYLKRTFRPDHIWMADDIFGFHVGWVSAFADHLRDSDGSVPFTIQTRADLGSERMVAALADAGCAEAWIGAESGSQRVLDRMNKGTTVAELIAARRRFGEHGVRVGFFIQLGYLGEQLTDLLATRDLVAEAAPDDIGVSVSYPLPGTKFYEEVKAQLGRKTHWRDSNDLAMMFRGAYDSDFYRHMRDLLHQQVNLRQSRETLSPATHRDVHAQLETRWNTLFAHEAEHRTEQPTPSPFMAMQTIALPLL; encoded by the coding sequence ATGCTCAAGATCCAGGTCGGCCACTCCTACTTCCTTCGATACGACCCGAAGCAGTGGGAACGTGGCAAACCCTATCCCCCGCTTGCCACCATCCAGGTGGCCGCGCTGCTCAGGGAGATGGGCCACACCCTGTCGTTGTTCGACGCCATGCTGGCCGAGGGCGTGGAGGAATACGCCGGTGCGCTGCACGCCGCGGACCCCGACCTCGTCGTGATCTATGAAGACAACTTCAACTACCTGACCAAGATGTGCCTCAGCCGCATGCGCGACGCGGCATGCCAGATGATCGCCGAGGCGCGCGTGTCGGGTGCCCGGGTGATCGTCGCCGGCTCCGACGCATCGGACCAACCCGAGGCGTTTCTCGCCGCCGGGGCCGACGCGGTGCTTGTCGGCGAAGGCATCGCCGCGCTGGCCGCCCTGGTGGACCGGCTGCAACGCGCACCGGATATCGATACGGCGAGCTGGACGGCTGGCCTGGCCGGTGTGGCCACCCTCGTCGATGGCGAGACGCAACTGGTCCGACTCGGCGCGGTACCCCCCGATCCGCGTGTAGTCGGTCGTCCCGCCTGGGACCTCGTCGACATCGAGCGTTATCGCTCTCTCTGGCAGGAGCGCCACGGCTACTTCAGCCTGAACATGGCCGCCTCCCGCGGTTGCCCGTTCCGTTGCAACTGGTGTGCGAAACCCATCTGGGGCAACCACTACAAGCAGCGCAGCGCCGAGGACGTCGCCGCCGAGATGACCTATCTCAAGCGCACGTTCCGGCCCGACCACATCTGGATGGCCGACGACATTTTCGGTTTTCACGTCGGTTGGGTGAGCGCCTTCGCCGATCATCTTCGTGACAGCGACGGCTCGGTTCCTTTCACCATCCAGACCCGCGCCGATCTCGGCAGCGAGCGCATGGTCGCCGCCCTGGCCGACGCCGGCTGCGCGGAAGCGTGGATCGGCGCGGAAAGCGGCAGCCAGCGCGTGCTCGACCGCATGAACAAAGGCACGACGGTGGCCGAGCTGATCGCCGCCCGCCGTCGTTTCGGCGAGCACGGCGTGCGTGTCGGCTTCTTCATCCAGCTCGGTTACCTCGGCGAGCAACTCACCGACCTGCTCGCGACCCGCGACCTCGTCGCCGAAGCCGCGCCGGACGACATCGGCGTCAGCGTGTCGTACCCGCTGCCGGGCACGAAGTTCTACGAGGAAGTGAAGGCGCAGCTGGGCAGGAAGACGCATTGGCGCGACAGCAACGACCTCGCCATGATGTTTCGCGGTGCCTACGACTCGGACTTCTATCGCCATATGCGCGACCTGCTGCACCAACAGGTCAACCTGCGCCAGTCGCGCGAGACGCTCTCGCCGGCGACGCACCGCGACGTGCATGCCCAGCTCGAGACGCGCTGGAACACCTTGTTCGCCCATGAAGCGGAACATCGCACCGAGCAACCCACGCCGTCGCCATTCATGGCGATGCAGACCATCGCACTGCCCCTACTGTAG
- a CDS encoding nucleotidyltransferase family protein: MMPSLKLVRSGLHRTTEALAAELALARPGSRLPAWTDLEWRLASAVAVAHGVSPLLSRLSTWNKPAWRLFLAAQREHVEQRHRRIAALLDRIDQGARDVGLAIVPLKGSALHALGIYSPGDRPMADIDLLVREDDVGPTTALLLELGYEESFAQWKHRVFKPADGQAFQGLGEHRDTPVNIELHTRIQERLPVSTVDITARIYPRHPRPGLNPYPSHGALMSHLLLHAAGNVCGRSLRLMHLNDISLLATRMVASDWQALWDDGRVGSAWWALPPLRLVARYYTHAVPPMILGRLESECPPLLRALSRRWTLTDVSCSDLWLHALPGVEWSRSPGEVARCLRNRLRPSAESVKERADMVRTQVWLQGQSWVTQGHRRRMLTWLTRPVPRMDTLYVVRAALEPAAPLA; encoded by the coding sequence ATGATGCCTTCCCTGAAGCTCGTCCGTAGCGGTCTGCACCGCACCACCGAGGCACTCGCCGCGGAGCTCGCACTGGCCAGGCCAGGCAGCCGGCTCCCTGCGTGGACCGATCTCGAATGGCGACTGGCTTCCGCGGTGGCTGTGGCGCACGGTGTCTCGCCACTGCTCAGTCGTCTGTCCACCTGGAACAAACCCGCCTGGCGACTGTTCCTCGCTGCCCAACGCGAGCACGTGGAACAACGGCACCGTCGTATCGCCGCGCTGCTGGATCGCATCGACCAGGGCGCGCGCGATGTCGGTCTGGCCATCGTGCCGCTGAAAGGATCGGCGCTGCACGCGTTGGGCATCTATAGCCCGGGCGACCGCCCCATGGCCGACATCGACCTGCTCGTGCGCGAGGACGACGTCGGACCGACCACTGCCCTGCTCCTCGAACTCGGCTATGAGGAATCGTTCGCGCAGTGGAAGCATCGCGTGTTCAAGCCGGCCGACGGCCAAGCCTTCCAGGGGCTGGGCGAACACCGCGACACGCCGGTCAACATCGAACTGCATACGCGCATCCAGGAGCGCCTGCCGGTGTCCACGGTCGATATCACGGCGCGCATCTACCCTCGTCATCCGCGGCCGGGGCTCAATCCCTATCCCTCGCATGGCGCCCTGATGAGCCATCTTCTGCTGCACGCCGCTGGCAATGTCTGTGGCCGCAGCCTGCGACTCATGCACCTCAACGATATCTCGCTGCTCGCGACGCGCATGGTGGCGAGCGACTGGCAGGCCTTGTGGGATGACGGCCGCGTCGGCTCGGCGTGGTGGGCGCTGCCGCCGCTACGCCTTGTCGCACGCTACTACACGCATGCGGTGCCACCGATGATTCTTGGGCGCCTGGAAAGCGAGTGCCCTCCCCTCCTGCGCGCCCTGTCACGGCGCTGGACGCTGACCGACGTGTCCTGCTCGGACCTGTGGCTGCATGCCTTGCCCGGCGTCGAGTGGTCGCGCAGCCCGGGCGAAGTGGCGCGATGCCTGCGCAATCGCCTGCGACCCTCGGCGGAGAGCGTGAAAGAACGCGCCGACATGGTGCGTACGCAGGTGTGGCTACAGGGTCAGAGCTGGGTCACCCAGGGTCATCGTCGACGCATGCTCACCTGGCTCACGCGTCCGGTGCCGCGCATGGACACGTTGTACGTCGTGCGTGCGGCGCTCGAACCCGCGGCACCGCTCGCCTAG
- a CDS encoding glycosyltransferase family 4 protein — MKIAIVVPGGMDRTGEYRVIPVFLALVARLAQRHDVHVFVLHQEPLPATWPLLGATVHNIGDGWPRLRAIAAIRAEHRLAPFALIHAIFSGSCSFVAVAAAKWLRIASLVHIAGGELVALHGIGYGGRRRWKGRLREAVVLRATDAVTAASTPIVDSLAVLGIAARRIPLGVDTTAWPPLAPRRRAAPRARLMHVASLNLVKDQTTLLRALAALRDAGVDFEMDIVGVDTLQGRMDGLARQLGLDAHVRFLGFRTQRELRPLVEASDLLVMSSMHEAGPLVLLEAAVAGVPTVGTAVGHLAEWSPVAALAVDVGDWVGLATAIQRVLLDEALRCRLAAAAQHRALAEDADHTARTFETLYHELLARRGTVA; from the coding sequence GTGAAGATTGCGATCGTCGTCCCCGGCGGCATGGATCGCACGGGCGAATACCGGGTCATTCCCGTCTTTCTCGCGCTCGTCGCACGGCTTGCGCAACGCCATGACGTGCATGTCTTCGTCCTCCACCAGGAGCCGCTGCCGGCGACCTGGCCCTTGCTGGGCGCGACCGTTCACAACATCGGTGACGGCTGGCCGCGTCTTCGCGCGATTGCCGCGATTCGCGCCGAGCACCGGCTGGCGCCGTTCGCCCTGATCCACGCGATCTTTTCCGGCTCGTGCAGTTTTGTCGCCGTCGCGGCGGCCAAGTGGCTGCGCATTGCGAGCCTGGTCCACATCGCCGGTGGCGAACTGGTCGCGCTGCACGGCATCGGCTACGGCGGTCGGCGCCGCTGGAAGGGACGGCTTCGCGAAGCGGTGGTACTGCGTGCGACGGATGCCGTGACAGCGGCCAGTACGCCGATCGTCGACTCGCTTGCCGTGCTCGGCATCGCAGCACGGCGCATCCCGCTCGGTGTCGATACGACGGCATGGCCGCCGCTGGCACCACGTCGCCGTGCCGCGCCGCGCGCGCGGCTCATGCATGTCGCCAGCCTCAACCTGGTGAAGGATCAGACGACCCTGTTGCGCGCCCTGGCGGCGCTACGCGACGCCGGCGTGGACTTCGAGATGGACATCGTCGGCGTCGATACCTTGCAGGGCCGTATGGATGGACTCGCCCGACAGCTGGGACTCGACGCCCATGTGCGCTTTCTCGGGTTCCGCACGCAGCGGGAACTCCGCCCGTTGGTGGAGGCCTCCGACCTGCTGGTGATGTCGTCGATGCACGAGGCGGGCCCCCTGGTGCTTCTCGAGGCCGCCGTCGCCGGCGTGCCCACGGTAGGTACGGCGGTCGGTCATCTTGCCGAGTGGTCTCCGGTGGCGGCACTCGCGGTCGACGTGGGTGACTGGGTTGGCCTGGCCACGGCGATCCAGCGTGTCCTGCTCGACGAGGCGCTACGTTGCCGACTGGCGGCGGCAGCCCAGCATCGGGCGCTCGCCGAAGACGCCGACCACACCGCCCGAACCTTCGAAACCCTGTACCACGAGCTGCTCGCGCGCCGCGGTACGGTCGCCTAG
- a CDS encoding glycosyltransferase family 4 protein: MHVAQINFLRAPADCPPDALFERWPSLADIPEAAAASGTRVSVIQVATHTCVLTRHGIDYHFVDLGGMRSLAARGRFLADLVADIGSQVVHVHSLGFAADAFAVAQCLPRVPILIQDHADRPPRWWRRARWRMWYAAASGIAFTSSGLAGPFTRAGLFAQRTRLFAIPESSSRFHPGDRMAARAETGMGGDPCVLWVGHLSHGKDPLTVLEGIARASQRLPGIQLYCAFGSAPLLDEVRHRIESDPRLHGRVHLLGNQPHARIEMLMRSADLFVSGSRGESCGFALLEALACGVTPVVTDIPSFRSLTGNVVGELWPCGDAGRLAEALVRAAGIRPSRADVRAFFDATLSFAAVGRQWADAYARLLADRREGRS, translated from the coding sequence GTGCATGTCGCCCAGATCAACTTCCTCCGCGCGCCGGCGGATTGCCCGCCCGACGCCTTGTTCGAGCGTTGGCCCTCGCTGGCCGACATTCCCGAAGCAGCGGCCGCCTCGGGAACCCGTGTCTCGGTGATCCAGGTGGCGACCCACACCTGCGTGCTCACCCGACATGGCATCGACTATCACTTCGTCGACCTGGGAGGCATGCGTTCCCTGGCGGCGCGCGGACGCTTCCTCGCGGACCTGGTCGCCGATATCGGTAGTCAGGTCGTTCACGTGCACAGTCTCGGTTTTGCCGCCGATGCGTTCGCCGTGGCCCAGTGCCTGCCGCGCGTGCCGATCCTCATCCAGGACCACGCGGACCGTCCGCCACGCTGGTGGCGACGGGCGCGCTGGCGCATGTGGTACGCGGCGGCGTCCGGTATCGCCTTCACGTCGTCGGGTCTGGCCGGGCCATTCACGCGTGCGGGTCTGTTCGCCCAGCGCACCCGCCTGTTCGCCATTCCGGAATCGAGCAGTCGCTTCCATCCAGGCGATCGCATGGCGGCGCGCGCTGAAACAGGCATGGGCGGCGATCCGTGCGTGCTCTGGGTGGGACACCTCAGCCATGGCAAGGATCCCTTGACCGTACTGGAGGGTATCGCGCGTGCATCGCAGCGCCTGCCGGGCATCCAGCTTTACTGCGCTTTCGGCAGTGCGCCCTTGCTGGACGAGGTGCGTCACCGGATCGAGAGCGACCCGCGCCTGCATGGCCGTGTTCATCTGCTCGGCAACCAGCCGCACGCGCGTATCGAGATGCTGATGCGCAGCGCCGATCTGTTCGTCTCGGGCAGCCGCGGCGAGAGTTGCGGCTTCGCCTTGCTGGAGGCGCTGGCCTGTGGCGTGACCCCGGTGGTCACGGACATTCCGTCGTTCCGTTCGCTCACGGGTAACGTCGTCGGTGAACTGTGGCCGTGCGGCGATGCCGGGCGACTGGCGGAAGCGCTGGTTCGCGCGGCCGGGATCCGTCCATCGCGTGCGGACGTGCGTGCGTTCTTCGACGCGACGCTGTCCTTCGCCGCCGTGGGTCGCCAATGGGCGGATGCCTATGCACGTCTGCTCGCCGATCGACGGGAGGGCCGGTCGTGA
- a CDS encoding B12-binding domain-containing radical SAM protein, translated as MNLFDTSTPDIGGSPRTLLINPTITSRSSARFPLALLNLAAALDRNGHSQIIDGNVDRDLIGATLAAIESDRFDAIGVSVMGGPQIAPSIEVSRVIRERYPQLPIIWGGYFPTLYTDTALSAPYVDYAIRGQAEESLPELVAALARPGAPAIANIGSLSWKHDGSVVHNPNRRFSLGDSGIVLPYEKLGDPRRYLARTFLGERTAAHQAAIGCRFRCTFCGVNAMFGGMTALPTAKRLERDLSYLKYELGADSIQFFDHNFFDREVDMIPLLEVMAKLEMPWWCYARSDALLNLSESTWELVRKSRLRMAYVGAESPSGAMLKEIRKGTRPDQTLQVAELCRKNGVIPELSFMVAPPQNTLEETEHTFEFIRELKRINPASEIIVYIYTPLPESSKHEKDRGKHASMPLLDLHGEPVVFPSSPEEWTERRWVDYACHADAPWLTDELRRHIQDFVTVLRCRFPTVQDLRSPSWAKRGLSAMASWRYRRRQYDRPWELNLANRLVRLRMPQVSGL; from the coding sequence GTGAACCTATTCGATACATCGACGCCCGACATCGGCGGTTCGCCGCGGACCTTGTTGATCAACCCGACGATCACCTCGCGTTCGAGCGCACGATTCCCCCTGGCACTCCTGAACCTGGCAGCCGCGCTCGACCGCAACGGGCACAGTCAGATCATCGACGGCAATGTCGATCGCGACCTCATCGGCGCGACACTGGCGGCGATCGAGAGCGACCGGTTCGACGCGATCGGCGTCAGCGTGATGGGCGGGCCGCAGATCGCGCCGTCGATCGAGGTATCGCGCGTGATCCGCGAGCGGTATCCACAGCTGCCGATCATCTGGGGCGGTTACTTCCCGACGCTCTACACGGACACAGCCCTCTCCGCCCCGTATGTCGACTACGCCATTCGCGGCCAGGCCGAAGAAAGCCTGCCGGAACTCGTGGCAGCGCTGGCGCGTCCGGGCGCCCCGGCCATCGCCAACATCGGCAGCCTGTCGTGGAAACACGATGGCTCGGTGGTGCACAACCCCAACCGACGCTTTTCGCTCGGCGACAGCGGCATCGTGCTGCCTTACGAGAAGCTGGGCGATCCGCGTCGTTACCTGGCACGTACTTTCCTCGGCGAGCGCACCGCCGCGCACCAGGCCGCCATCGGCTGCCGCTTCCGTTGCACCTTCTGTGGCGTGAACGCGATGTTCGGCGGCATGACCGCACTGCCTACGGCGAAACGCCTCGAGCGCGACCTCAGCTATCTCAAGTACGAGCTGGGCGCGGACTCCATCCAGTTCTTCGACCACAACTTCTTCGATCGCGAAGTGGACATGATTCCCTTGCTCGAAGTCATGGCGAAGCTGGAAATGCCGTGGTGGTGTTACGCCCGTTCCGACGCGCTGCTGAACCTTTCCGAGAGCACCTGGGAACTGGTGCGCAAGAGTCGCCTGCGCATGGCATACGTCGGCGCGGAGTCGCCGAGCGGGGCCATGCTCAAGGAGATCCGCAAAGGCACCCGACCCGACCAGACACTGCAGGTGGCCGAACTCTGTCGGAAGAACGGGGTGATCCCCGAGCTGTCCTTCATGGTGGCGCCGCCGCAGAACACGCTGGAGGAAACCGAGCACACGTTCGAGTTCATCCGTGAGCTCAAGCGCATCAATCCGGCCTCCGAGATCATCGTCTACATCTACACGCCGTTGCCGGAGAGCAGCAAGCACGAGAAGGATCGCGGCAAGCACGCCTCCATGCCGTTGCTCGATCTGCACGGCGAGCCGGTGGTCTTTCCCTCGTCGCCGGAAGAGTGGACGGAGCGCCGCTGGGTGGACTATGCCTGCCATGCCGACGCGCCCTGGCTGACCGACGAGCTGCGTCGGCATATCCAGGATTTCGTGACGGTGCTGCGCTGCCGATTCCCCACCGTGCAGGACTTGCGTTCGCCCTCGTGGGCCAAGCGCGGGCTCAGCGCGATGGCCTCGTGGCGCTATCGCCGTCGTCAGTACGACCGGCCGTGGGAGCTGAACCTCGCGAACCGGCTCGTGCGCCTGCGCATGCCCCAGGTCTCCGGTCTCTAG
- a CDS encoding class I SAM-dependent methyltransferase, translating to MTSPLPELDPLDAYALWSSNYPAHAHNPVMMAEERAMLALMPEVLRGRQVLDAGCGSGRYLLHALRRGASRVTGVDLSPAMLERAREALGDYPDTAHVDLRQGDLAALPLPGAMADLTVCGLTIGHLEALAPALGELRRATRPGGRILCSDVHPIGHALGWQRDFRAGGQRYAVRHTRHLYSHWHAACATLGLAIERVEEPMLDPADIPVGAHFDPMALELPVAIVFQLRRIA from the coding sequence TTGCCCGAGCTGGATCCCCTCGACGCCTATGCCTTGTGGTCGTCGAACTATCCGGCACACGCGCACAACCCGGTCATGATGGCCGAGGAACGCGCGATGCTGGCCCTGATGCCCGAGGTGCTGCGTGGTCGGCAGGTGCTGGATGCGGGCTGCGGCAGCGGACGCTACCTGCTTCACGCGCTTCGCCGCGGTGCCTCGCGGGTCACGGGCGTGGACCTTTCCCCCGCCATGCTCGAACGTGCGCGCGAGGCCCTCGGCGACTATCCTGACACGGCGCACGTCGACCTGCGCCAGGGCGACCTCGCTGCCCTGCCGCTGCCCGGCGCCATGGCCGACCTCACGGTCTGCGGCCTGACCATCGGCCACCTCGAGGCGCTCGCGCCCGCGTTGGGCGAGCTGCGTCGTGCCACGCGCCCCGGCGGGCGCATCCTGTGCAGCGACGTGCATCCGATCGGGCATGCCCTCGGCTGGCAGCGCGATTTCCGCGCCGGCGGCCAGCGTTACGCCGTGCGCCATACACGGCACCTCTACAGTCACTGGCACGCGGCCTGCGCCACGCTCGGTCTGGCGATCGAGCGTGTGGAGGAGCCAATGCTCGATCCCGCCGATATCCCCGTCGGCGCGCATTTCGATCCGATGGCCCTTGAACTCCCGGTGGCCATCGTCTTCCAGCTGAGGCGCATTGCGTGA